The following proteins are encoded in a genomic region of Candidatus Woesearchaeota archaeon:
- a CDS encoding ABC transporter permease subunit: MENKKIQIPESLLKKRWKKFKKLKRAYYSLILIVTLYLLSFFNPLLVNNKALVVKYEGVYHFPAFGGYYSVEKFNQTGFGEAKYRQLAKRFENEKDGENWLIMPPYPYSPIENLLDELEEEPPVAPGGNHILGTDNRGRDIFARLVYGFNISISFALVITLFSYIIGILVGAVLGYFGGKVDLIGVRFMEILSGIPFLYAIMIITSVFQPSFLLLVVLIIVIRGWKGQTYYIRGEFLREKPKDYVAAAVSMGGSRFRVMFRHILPNSLTPIITFAPFTIVGYIFSLVSLDYLGFGLQPPTPSWGELMSQGISDIHSWWLIAAPLGAMFFTLLIINFVGEGAREAFDPRDHSRLR, from the coding sequence ATGGAAAACAAAAAAATACAAATTCCCGAATCTCTCTTAAAAAAGAGATGGAAAAAATTCAAGAAATTAAAAAGAGCTTATTACTCATTAATATTGATAGTAACACTATATCTTTTATCATTTTTTAACCCTTTGCTTGTTAATAATAAAGCTTTAGTTGTTAAATATGAAGGAGTGTACCATTTTCCAGCATTTGGAGGATATTACAGTGTTGAAAAATTTAATCAAACCGGTTTTGGAGAGGCTAAGTATCGCCAATTAGCAAAAAGGTTTGAGAATGAGAAGGATGGTGAAAATTGGCTAATAATGCCTCCGTATCCATATTCTCCAATTGAAAATCTATTAGATGAACTTGAAGAAGAACCTCCAGTTGCACCAGGAGGTAATCATATACTGGGAACAGATAATCGGGGAAGAGATATTTTTGCTCGATTAGTATATGGTTTTAATATCTCAATCTCTTTTGCTCTGGTTATAACACTATTTTCATATATTATTGGAATTTTAGTTGGTGCAGTACTAGGATACTTTGGAGGGAAAGTAGATCTTATTGGAGTTAGATTTATGGAGATACTTTCCGGTATTCCTTTTCTCTATGCAATTATGATAATTACATCAGTTTTTCAACCAAGTTTTCTACTGCTAGTAGTTCTAATAATAGTCATAAGAGGTTGGAAAGGACAGACATATTACATCAGAGGTGAATTCTTAAGAGAAAAACCAAAAGATTATGTTGCTGCCGCAGTCTCTATGGGAGGGAGTAGATTTAGAGTAATGTTTAGGCATATTCTTCCTAACTCATTAACGCCAATAATAACTTTTGCACCATTTACAATTGTAGGATATATCTTCTCCCTTGTAAGTTTAGATTATCTTGGTTTTGGATTGCAGCCTCCTACTCCTAGCTGGGGAGAGTTAATGAGTCAAGGTATTTCAGACATTCACTCATGGTGGTTAATTGCAGCACCTTTAGGGGCAATGTTTTTTACTCTTCTAATTATTAATTTTGTGGGAGAGGGAGCAAGAGAGGCATTTGATCCAAGAGATCATTCCAGATTAAGATAG
- a CDS encoding ABC transporter permease subunit, producing MFTYIIRRFLLMIPTFIGITLIFFVILQIVPGGPLEQEIMKIKHAAMLNEGGNSGIGSTDGRESLISEDAMLEMKKFYGMDKPIYVRYLLWLGLWPRTISEKELVVGDNYRQNLAFRKIGYNNFELQNWVKVGKQDGEVKVYESLVGGDFQFEDIPALPQFSDIKDNEWEINNNWEIEKLNNDSVRIFKTEFSGVFTGNLGNSYEYKESVMSLIFSRVHISLYFGIIGFLLSYFISIPLGVIKAVKNGSVFDMGSSIIVFVGYSVPGFAFGAILLMLFGGGSFWDVFPLGGFRSENFADLSFWGQVIDQVHHTILPICAYAIGSFASMTILMKNSLLENLGKDYTRTAYAKGLSERRVIFVHVLKNSLIPLATGIGGLIGLFLSGSYLIEKTFNIDGIGLLGYQALLNRDYPVSLGFLVIGSLVMLIGNLISDCTYALVDPRIRFK from the coding sequence ATGTTTACATATATTATTCGAAGATTTTTATTGATGATACCAACCTTTATTGGGATAACTCTTATCTTTTTTGTAATTTTACAGATAGTTCCTGGAGGTCCTTTAGAGCAAGAGATAATGAAAATAAAACATGCCGCAATGTTGAATGAAGGAGGGAACAGTGGGATTGGAAGTACTGATGGAAGAGAAAGTTTAATCTCTGAAGATGCAATGCTAGAGATGAAAAAATTCTATGGAATGGATAAACCAATTTATGTTCGTTATCTTTTATGGTTGGGATTATGGCCTAGGACTATTTCAGAAAAAGAGCTAGTCGTTGGAGACAATTATCGTCAAAACCTGGCTTTCAGAAAGATTGGCTACAATAATTTCGAACTGCAGAACTGGGTGAAAGTTGGAAAACAGGATGGTGAAGTTAAAGTATACGAATCTCTTGTTGGGGGTGATTTTCAGTTTGAAGATATTCCAGCGCTTCCTCAATTTTCAGATATAAAAGATAATGAATGGGAAATTAATAATAATTGGGAAATAGAAAAATTAAATAATGACTCAGTAAGAATTTTTAAAACTGAATTTTCGGGAGTATTTACTGGCAATTTAGGAAATTCATATGAATATAAAGAGTCTGTTATGTCACTGATTTTTTCCAGAGTGCATATATCTCTTTATTTCGGAATAATTGGATTTTTATTATCTTATTTTATTTCAATTCCTTTGGGTGTTATAAAAGCTGTAAAAAACGGTTCTGTTTTTGATATGGGATCTTCAATAATTGTTTTTGTTGGATATTCAGTTCCGGGTTTTGCATTTGGTGCAATTCTATTAATGTTGTTTGGAGGAGGAAGTTTTTGGGATGTTTTCCCTTTAGGAGGATTTAGATCTGAAAATTTTGCCGATCTCTCTTTTTGGGGACAAGTAATAGATCAGGTGCATCACACAATTCTACCTATATGTGCCTATGCAATTGGTTCTTTCGCCAGTATGACAATTCTGATGAAAAACTCTCTTTTGGAAAATTTAGGGAAAGATTACACCCGCACTGCTTATGCAAAAGGTCTATCAGAAAGAAGAGTAATCTTTGTGCATGTTTTAAAAAATTCTCTTATCCCTTTAGCTACCGGAATTGGAGGTTTAATTGGACTTTTTCTTTCTGGTTCTTATTTGATTGAAAAAACTTTTAATATAGATGGTATCGGTCTACTGGGTTATCAGGCTCTATTAAATAGAGATTATCCAGTCTCATTAGGATTTTTAGTAATAGGTTCATTAGTTATGTTAATTGGTAATTTAATATCAGACTGTACATATGCATTAGTTGATCCACGAATAAGATTTAAATAA